The following are encoded together in the Anguilla rostrata isolate EN2019 chromosome 19, ASM1855537v3, whole genome shotgun sequence genome:
- the LOC135245588 gene encoding protein Wnt-16-like, which yields MDGRADLGIYQMCVVLLVLFSVCPLLCRGNWMWLGVMSAGVPENLGCESLPLTNEQKDLCRRKPYLLPSIKDGARLGISECQTQFKHERWNCSTTKDLSVFGYELNSGTKETAFIFAVMAAGLVHAVTRSCSAGNVTDCACDGGLPGRGAPGGGGWHWGGCSDHVQYGSALSRHFIHRSVWNVSAPHGHAPRGHAPHGHAPRGHAPHGHAPHGHAPRGHAPHGHALLAMNQHNSEAGRQAVAKTMSTACRCHGVSGSCAVRTCWRTLAAFGRVGVFLKERYEAGVQVQGRSERAVRRKERARRRVPVAPDELVFLRKSPNYCLEDRRLGVAGTRGRSCSRASPGPDSCSLLCCGRGYNTRLVRHAQRCDCKFVWCCYVRCRLCESVSDVHTCK from the exons ATGGATGGTCGTGCTGATTTGGGAATTTATCAAATGTGCGTGGTTCTTCTCGTCTTATTTTCGGTATGCCCCCTCCTCTGTCGAGGAAATTGGAT GTGGCTGGGCGTTATGTCCGCGGGAGTGCCTGAGAATCTGGGATGCGAAAGTCTACCGCTCACGAACGAACAGAAGGATCTGTGCAGAAGAAAACCGTATCTCTTACCGAGCATCAAGGACGGCGCGCGCCTGGGTATATCCGAGTGCCAGACGCAGTTTAAGCACGAGCGGTGGAACTGCTCCACCACCAAAGATCTGTCCGTCTTCGGATACGAGCTGAACAGTG GGACGAAGGAGACGGCCTTCATCTTCGCGGTGATGGCGGCGGGGCTGGTGCACGCGGTGACGCGGTCCTGCAGCGCGGGGAACGTGACGGACTGCGCGTGCGACGGCGGCCTGCCGGGGCGGGGCGCCCCCGGCGGGGGGGGCTGGCACTGGGGGGGCTGCTCCGACCACGTCCAGTACGGCTCCGCCCTCAGCCGCCACTTCATCCACCGCTCCGTCTGGAACGTCTCCGCCCCGCACGGCCACGCCCCGCGCGGCCACGCCCCGCACGGACACGCCCCGCGCGGCCACGCCCCGCACGGACACGCCCCGCACGGACACGCCCCGCGCGGCCACGCCCCGCACGGACACGCCCTGCTCGCCATGAACCAGCACAACAGCGAGGCCGGCCGACAg GCCGTCGCCAAGACGATGTCCACTGCCTGCCGCTGCCACGGCGTCTCGGGGTCGTGCGCGGTGAGGACGTGCTGGCGGACGCTGGCGGCGTTCGGGCGGGTGGGGGTCTTCCTGAAGGAGCGGTACGAGGCAGGGGTGCAGGTGCAGGGCCGGTCCGAGCGCGCCGTCCGCAGGAAGGAGAGGGCCCGGCGGCGGGTCCCCGTGGCGCCCGACGAGCTCGTCTTCCTCCGCAAGTCGCCCAACTACTGCCTGGAGGACCGGCGGCTGGGCGTGGCGGGCACgcgggggcggagctgcagCCGGGCGTCGCCGGGGCCCGACAGCTGCAGCCTGCtgtgctgtgggcggggctacaaCACGCGCCTGGTGCGCCACGCCCAGCGCTGCGACTGCAAGTTCGTCTGGTGCTGCTACGTGCGCTGCCGTCTCTGCGAGAGCGTGAGCGACGTGCACACCTGCAAGTag